The DNA sequence TGTTTGGATGGAAGGAAAATACGATGGAAAgatattgaaagataaataatttatgttgtttgtttggaaaagaaaatggagagaaaaaaTGAATTAAGTTATATAATGACAATATTACCCTCCATATTACATAGTCATGTTATTATGTATACAATTATGTAAATATTCATAAATGTgattaaataataacaacaaaatttaattatatttataatataacaagttagaaatataaattttatataataataataataataataataataataataataataataaagttagcgtgatctaattaaataaaatataaattttatttttgtttactaCTCATCTCAATACATAAACTGAAAATAATTTCAAGAAGAAAAAATATCTAAATCAATAATTACATGTACATGATTTTAAAGAGGCTAACCAATCACATTAtatcatttgattaatacattATGCCTTATATTACACTtacaaatacacataaaaaaaagTCTTACATGATCAAGTCATTACATATGAAACTAACAAACTTAATACAGGGACCTCTTTGATCAAGTCATTACTAATAGCATAGACTTTTTTTACTAACTCATTACTAATAGCATAGTTAACAATAGTTATAGTTATGAAAGTCACAAAATACAAAGACATGAGGTATTATCATTATAAGCCTTAATTAAGTCATAGATATGTTACCCACAAAATATGAAGATACTTGTACCTATCTTGATCTTAAAGTTATATTTGTGCCAGTCTCAAAATATTAGCCACATTACTAGGACTATTGTTCCTAGAGTGCACCTGCTTCTTTCATCAATTCATATAATGTGGCAAGACATACGTCAGCCGGAACACCAAAAAATTTCCTCTTAGCTCTATCTTCTCTGCATAAAAAGCGGTAACACCTCATGTGCAATTATGGCATCACACCTAAATTCTCTAACTCAGTCCACATGTCATTTTCAGAGTAAATGCGAGGCCTACTTTGCTCAAGAATCACAAGACCCCTTTTAGCTATTCGCACTTGTTGTTTAGCGATTTGAACTTGCTCCTTAGCTACCTGCACTTGTTCTTCAGCTGTTAACACTTGCTTTTCAGCAATATTAATTGATCTCTCATAAAAATGATTCCCATCTTTCATCATGTCAGTCAATGCTTGAATGCCTTTACTCATTGTTTCCATTTCTGATTCTAATTTATCACTCATGGTTGTTTTGCATTTAGTACCTCTTGATGATGTTCCTTGAGAGCcagttgattggttagataaaccAATTTCAGGACTATGACCCATTGTAAAACTAGTAGCATAAGGAGTAATTGGATCTTCATTCCACTCCTCTTCCATATTTAAGAAACTATCATCATCATTCAAGTTAATTGTTTCTTTATTCTTCTCCCaccttttcactttttctttggcACTTTCAGCATGTTTTTCTGTTGCCCTGTCTGTACCATATATCTCAAATAATTTATCATAGTGTTTGATTGGAGTACGCATCCACTTGTTCACTTCTGGTTTTGCCTAAATCAAATAGAAGAATATTTACTATGACTGtgcctatatataaatatatattattgagaTACTTCTTCAATAATTACTAGTGACATTTAATACCAAAAAAGAGAGTAAATGCATAAAGTATACCTTAATCAATTCCTCCCAAACTTCAGCTTCAGCCTCAAacatctttgtaattgaattccaGGAAAATTCACTAAGCTCATGAAAATTATCATAACAAACTCCAAAATGATCCTTTAAAGTCTTGAGTCTATTCTTAAGATTCTCTTTGCGGATGTGGTTACCATAGATAGATCTCAAAAGTGAAAGTATGTTGTCATATGCCATTGTAGTAAATGTGCCATCCACTCTATTATCTTTACGACATTCTTCAATCAAAGCATCAATGAAGGTTGTATCCATTTCGTCGGTCCATCTTAGGGTATCCCGACTAGTGGCCTCACCTTGCCATGATGCTCTCTTTGCCATTAACACTTCTCAATCTACAAAACAAATGGATAGAAATAACATCCATAATCTTAAATTAAACTATTTGTAAACTATATTATcaattattcaataaataaaagatTCAATACACTTCATAAGTATAACATGTGACAAAGTGATTCAATAATTGCACACCAAAGTCCTCAAACAGAATATGATAACACTTCAAGAGGTAACATGAATTCAATAATAACAAATCATAGTTATAAAATCAACTCAGCGCACAGATAATACAACTAATAACTTTATTTGCAAAATTTTGTAAATGAGTGATCAAAGCCCTAGTTGATAGTCAGCCTACATTTGAGCAGCTATTTCATCCCTTAATATGGCCTCCCGCCTATAGTCTTCATCTTGTTCATGTCGAACTACATCATCCTCTTCTGGATTATTTTCTTGTAGTTCTCGGTCAACTTGAGCTATGAGATGTGGATCAGGATCTACACCCATTAAAAAGTTCTGTAATATGCAACAAGCTAGCACAATTTCAGTCATAGTCTCAAAGTTATAATGTGGTTCAGTGCCACTTGTGATTATTgcaaatattttctttaaaactCCAAATGACCTTTCGATAACATTTCTTGATGAAGCATGACGAAGATTAAATAATTCCTTTTCATTTTCTGGGCCACGTCTTGCATACTCTTTTAAGTGATACCTTACACTTTGATATGGGGTAATTAATCCATGCTTCAGCATAAATCCAGCATCCCTAAGGTAAAATTTTTCTACAGAATCCATcattaaaaatgattaatttagtaTAAACACACAAACTACTAATCTTTACCTACTAATGAGACAATATAGTTTTATGTACATGCTAACCTCATGGAAGTTTAAGATTATCATCCCTCGATAATGCATTCTTAAGAATTTTTGAGTCAGATGCTGTTCCTTCCCAACCCGTTAATACATAAGTGAACTTTATATCAAAATCACATGCAGCTAATACATTctgtgtcggccagtcttttctTCCTCGAAATTTAGGTTGATCCGCTATGGGTACTTTGACACGAAAATGTATTCCATCTATAGCTCCAATACAGTCCTAAATAATAGTCCATTATTTAATAAAGTAACATGAAATTGTATATATCaatcaaaattatttattcaTGTAATTGTACATGTCCATACCTTAAAATAAGGATAAAATCTATGATTGTGAAGGATCGCCGGAAAAATAATGGATGCAGATGGTTGTCGAAGAAATTCATCTTCTAGTAAAATAATTGCCCGTAACACAGCATGGAAGTGGCGGCTAACAGTTTCTCCATACCGTTGGTAGAAAAAAGAAACGGTTCTAGTTTTCACATTATGAGCTATTATATACAAGAacctagcaacttgctcctctACTGTAACATGTTTTGTATCCCTCACTTGACGTGTTATTCTTAATTTCTCATACAATTGAAGAAATGCATCAGGGCCCATGCGTAGGATGTCACGACACCTATGAATTTCTCTTAACTGTTGCATTAAAGTAACTCGAATTTGTTCTCGCCCAACCAATTTATGGGAGATGGATTTGTCAACCCGCGTAGACATAAATCTCAATAAATATAACATGTGCACGATGTAACATATCAGTGTTATTGTGCATAATTTCTGTCGTCTTTTTCAATCCTCCCTCAAAACTGTTAATATATGTTCTTGGTTTTCAAGGGTTAACATATTTTCCTGATTATCGACCCCAAACTTAAAGGAAAGGTTTAGTGGGAAATCACAATTAAAGATGTCTTTCATATTGGAGACCAAAAAACTTTCTTCATGATCAGCCTTATCCATTTAACAAGTACTTTGTAGTTTCAAATGTACATATTGTAGATTTACAgcaccaacaaaaacaaaaaagatagcATCATATGTAAAGCACAAGCAATGCAGTTAAATAACTAGTATTCATATATATGACCTCCTAATCGAAGAATATAATTAAGTGTAAAAGAATCTCAACCAATTGAAAGATaacaattttttatatctttcaaaaaaatttaaacataaactacatatgaaggaaaaaatagaaaaataaaaaatagaaaatgaaagcaAGTAATAGGTGTTAATGTGGTTTTGGGTataaatttacataaaaataaaaaaaaacttatggATATATAGAAAACagtattttaaaagaaaagtatTAAACAAGAAACCATATTGAAGATCTTATCTTAGTggaaaacaagcagaaaaatctAAGCTAAACTTGAATTTGGTCAGAGACGGCATATCAAAGTGCCTTGCAACTTTCCAAAGTTATTTGTTGAACTTGAAACAGATAAAGTAATGGACTCTTTGATAGTCATCctgaaaaaagataaatttttttatatataaaagacTATTCACATGAAGATAGTAATTAATTTGTTATATGTTATATCATAAATTAACTTAATCAAATCCTTTAAAATTGCTTAACGTTTTTTTAGTTgtcctttttaaattaaaaaaattattttaatcaactTCAACACCTATCCATGTGAGAATTTGTTATAAATTTTGTGTACAAGTAAATAAAATAGTTGAATAGTTATAAAAGTGTAGATTATGGAGCAAATTTGCGAACAAGTGCGGTGGAACAAGTTTACTTTGCGGTGAAAGGTAAGTTGTTAATTTCTATCGTTTTTAATAATTGAGctcccaaataataataatttatgtatATCCTACGAAATCAATTAGTTTACCTAAACCAAGTTTACTTTAGCAGTTATATTTCGATTGGAGCATTTTATCAGGCAGTTTATAAACATAAAAGTTAACAAAGTATGAATCAGCATTTTTCCATTGGAGCATTTGATCAAGCAGTGTACATACATGAAAATTAACAAAGTaataaatcaaaccaaaatataattTCTGTCCATATACTTCAAAATTAAATCACAAACACAGATCCATCAATATATAGCGTCAAATGGGAAATAAGAGCAACATAAAAAACTTATCTATAGTATATACACACATCAATTTTTTCAACTTTGATTAACTTATAAATTAGTACCTTTGCATGTTTTCACtggagcattttatcaaatagttTACAGGCATgaaaattaacaaataaattcAAACTAAAATGTAATTTTTGTTCCTATACTGTAAAATTGAACCTGAGACCCACAGATTTATGAATCTAATAAAGAATGAAAGGTGAAATAGGAGCAACATAGAAAACTTACCAGATTTGACCCGTAAATGCAAGATGCCGTAACCAGAATGATTGAGAAATGGTAGAGGAATGGACTGTTAGTAACACTTGCACTGGTTGATAGTGTTGGAAGTGGGTAGCATGCACACCTAAATCTCAGGTTGAAGAAGAGTCTTCAGAAAAAGAGAAGGGTAGGATTTGAAAATGATGCAGTGGAACgagttttctttccattttctcgcCTTAGTTGGAGAGAAAAGTTTTGGGTGGGTCCCTTTCACTTTTTGCTActgttgtatttttttctttacattttctttCATTCCCAAACAAGTGAAACATCAtatttccttcctttttctttccGCTCATGTTCAATTCCCCCCAATTTCCATCTAAACAAACACAGCATTAGCATATTTGCAAGTCACCAAGCAGTGGAGCACTGTTTCCTCTATTTCAGAGCAACACGGGTAGATTCTAGATGTTGACGGAAAGTAATGGTGAAAAAGATGGCAGACCAGGAGATGTTGATGGATGATCTTTCATAGGAAAATCTTGATTTTGTAGGGGAGAGCTAGCTTCCACAAGGTAACCCATACATCCTTCTATTTCATCAATTGGAGGTAAATCTTAATTGGGTCATGATTGAATTGGTATGCCACCAAATAGCCAGATGCAGTGTCATACTTTTCACCCTTATTCAATACCCACTGTAATTCATCAGCTCCAGGTTCAATTTTCAGAGACAATATTTTGTTAGCAATTTCTGCAGGGAAGCTTTCCTGGATCAATATCTGGTTCTACTGTTGGTTCTCTTTGAACAGGTCTTTAACCCAGGAAATAGGTTGTCCCAGGTATGGAATTTGTGAACCGTGCATGATAGTGAACAGATACGGATGAGGAAGCCATAGGTCTTTATAGATATGCAGTAGGGAGGTCGTGCCGATCTGCCAAGTTATCCCTTTTTCAACTACAGAGCGCCCCTctaaaaggcttctccaaccctATAAATGTGAGCTTTCTACATCTGCCTTTAGAGCATCAGTATATTTGTAGTACTTTTCTTTGAGTATTTTGGCTATAAGAGAATTAGGTTGTGTTACGATCCTCCAAAATTGCTTGCCCAATAAGGCTAGATTTTGTGCTTTAAGGTCTTTAAAACCCAAATTCCCTTCCCTCTTCGGTCTTGTCATTGTATTCCAAGTTATCTAAACTATACGCCTTTCACTCTCTTTTTGTCCCCACCAAAACTGTATGAGAATGCTGTGAATATCTGAGATTAGGTTATATGAAAGTCTGAAGTAGGGTAAAGTGCAAATTGAAATGCTTCTCCCACCGCCTTTAGGAGGACTTGTCTTTCCCCTGCCGAAAGGAGGTTGCGCTTCCACCCTTGGACCTTGTTACAGACTTTTTCTCTAACGAAACTGAAGTTTGCCCTTTTAGATTTAAACACAATAGAGGGTAAACCAAGATACATGTCCTGAGCTCCAATGTGGTTAATGTTTAATGCCTCTGCCAACTGAATCTGAATCGGGTCCGAGGCGTTGTTACTAAAAAATACTGTCAACTTGGCTAAATTAACCTGCTGCCCGCTAAAGCTCTGATAGGATGCTAGTAAATTAAGAATATTATCACAACTATCCATAGAAGCTTTACAAAACATAATAGATTCATTAGCAAGCAATAAATGGTTTTCTCTAGGATATCGCCTAGTCACTTGAATTCCTTGAACTGTATTGTTTTGTTCTGTTTTGTGTAACAAGAAGGAGAGTTCTTctgcataaaattaaaaaaagataagggGATAGAAGAACTCCTTGATAGATACATCTATTTGGCTTAAAATATCCAAAAAGTTGACCTTCCACTACAatagaataagaaacagtagttacTAGTTCACGAACCTAGTTAATCCAAGCTTTTCTAGCATAAACCATAAAAAATACCACTCCACCTTATCATAGGATTTACTCATATCAAGTTTGACAACCATTTCTGCTGCCACGCCCTGTCACTTAGTTTTCAGATAGTGCATGTATTCATGGGCAATGAGAATATTATTGGATATGAGGCAGCCTTTAATAAAAGTACTCTGGTTAAGGCTTATTAGTTTAGGCATCATCCTTTGAAGTCTATGGACCATGACTTTAGAGATAATTTTATAGATAACCGAAGAAAGACTAATAGGTCTCACCTGAGTCATGGTACTAGCATGTGGAACCTTTGGAGTCAAATATATTTGGGTGTAGTTAAAGCCCTTTTTTTTCAATTGCAAATTTCGAACCGCTCTAAAGACATATCCATTAACAATGTCCCAGTAATTCTGAAAAAATTTAGCTGTCATACCATCATCACCAGGCACACTTTGAGGGTGAATACTAAATGTAGCTCTCTTGACCTCTTCTATAGTGATTGGGCTTCGAAGCCAATAGTTCATAGAAGCTGTAACTTTCGGCTCGAAATTTGTAAAGTATGGTTCAGGATTAGCTTGACAAGTAGAAGAAAAAATGCCCCTGAAATAACTCTTTACCACTTTGGCTATACCTACATTAGAGGTTGCAACTTTACCATTATCTCCTTCTAGTTTCCATATCTTGTTTCTCCTGGTTCTATTTCTGAATTTCTAATGAAAAAAATGTGTGTTCTGATCACCCGCTTATAACCATTTGATCCTAGACTTGGCTTTCCAGTAcatttcctcatcatgaaatgcTAATTTCAGCTGCCTTTCTAATTCAATTAATTCTGGTCCCTCAAGAGTACCCTCTGTTCGAAGAGCTTCAAGTTGACCTTGGACTTGTTCAATTCTTTTTTTGGAGTTTGAGTTGCTGATTTGCTGCCACTGAACCAGTTTATggcaatattttttaattttctgtgcCAACACGAACATTGCTGAACTCTCAACTCCTTTCTTCCACACTTCACTGATTATTTGTCGAACTTCTAGACTAGAGCACCATTTCTCTTGAAATTTAAATCTTCTTTTCGATTTTTCCATGGCTGGATTAGTATCAAGTAGGATAAGGGCATGGTCTGAACTAATTTCTAACAATGGTAGAACAGTAGCACGTGGATAGTTAATCACCTAACTAACTCCCCCAAGCATACGGTCTAATCTTTCCTAAATTAGAGCCTCTCCTTTATGCCTGTTAGAGCAAGTAAAAGGCCTACCTACCATATCCAAATCAACAAAAGAGTGAGCATTTATAAAGGAATTAAAAACATCAATTATCGAATGTGGTTTGAAACTTCTTCCTAATTTTTCATTTTGGGATGAAATAACATTAAAATCTCCCATGATTGTTACTGCTCCCTAAAATTGTTGGATAACCGAGCTAAGTTCTTCAAACTGATGAACTCGGGTTTGATCATTTGTACTCAGATAAACTCCAATCAACCCTACTCTATATGTATGCTTGAATCCACTACTTTTGCAGCAATGAAGTAGTGTGAATATTGTAATACCTGAACCACAACATCCTCCTTCCACCCAAGCGCCAAACCCCTAACTATTTCATTCGGGTTGTTAATGAAATAGTAGCTAAAACCTACTGCCCTCAATTTCATTTTCACACTTCGAGCTTGGTTTTAGTTTCGTAAAGAAAATCGAGCTCGGGGGAGTGAGATTTAGTAATCCCTTTAAGATTGTGGACTGGTAGGGGTCTTCCCAAACTCTGACAGTTCCAACTAATCAGCCCATGGTTCTCGGGGTGCCACTTGATGGGCTTCACCATCTCATTCCAATCCATGTTTGTCTCCAGACATACCTTCTTGTTCTGTTCCAAATTTTCATTCCTCCGTTTTCGCTAAGTAATGAACTCTCCCCGCTACCTCCTTGTCTCGCCAATTGTTTCACCTTTAAGATTTTCTTCCTTCCATTCCCaatttcctctgtactctttgttTCTTGAATGATATTGAGAGTTGAAGTAATATCATCCAAGGTCAAAGGGTATTCATGCGTTGCTGGACTCTCACCCTCTTCCACAACTTTCTCCTTGCTGGCCTCTATCTCATCACTATCCAAACCATCTGATTCTCCCTTGTTGCTCCTGTTTCCACCACACTGAGATTAGCAAATCCGTCGAGCAACCAGGAGGGTGGTGGTTTCTTCTGAGGTTGAGGGTCAGCTTTAgcttgatttatatttcttgttggGTTTAGTTTCTCTTTCACTATAATCCGCCTTCCCATTTGATCCGCCTTGAGCCATTTACCTACCATGTCTTTTTTGATTTTGTTCGTAACTGTGTCTTCTAATAGAGCACCACATACTTTGGGCCTGTGGCCAAGGAGAGCACAATACGTGAAAAATATTCCGATCCTTTCATACCGTAAGCCAATTTTCATCAATTTCTGGTCATGGCTTTTTAGTTTCAAACTATCTCGCATGATCTTTTCTCCATCAATCATAATTTTTGCCTTAAGAATTTTGGACTCTTTTTCCCGGACATCAAACATGCCAACATCTAGAACATCTCCCAACTTCTTTCCCAGCTTCCTTCCCACTTCTAGAGTCTTACAGCATTCCGGCACTCCCTAGAATTGAACCCACATTAGGAACAACGTGATTTTTGACTCTGACGATGTATATGCTTCTGTCCACTCCTAACGTGcaaaatataatatttgaatAACCATGGGGCTCCTCTCTCAACTCTCAGTGCATCCACTTTGTCATAAAAAAGAATTGGAACTGGTTGCCTTCTTTTTCTGCGACCCTAAAGCCCTCAGGTTTATTCTAGATTGCGCACAATGCA is a window from the Arachis hypogaea cultivar Tifrunner chromosome 17, arahy.Tifrunner.gnm2.J5K5, whole genome shotgun sequence genome containing:
- the LOC140180506 gene encoding uncharacterized protein, with protein sequence MDSVEKFYLRDAGFMLKHGLITPYQSVRYHLKEYARRGPENEKELFNLRHASSRNVIERSFGVLKKIFAIITSGTEPHYNFETMTEIVLACCILQNFLMGVDPDPHLIAQVDRELQENNPEEDDVVRHEQDEDYRREAILRDEIAAQM
- the LOC140180507 gene encoding uncharacterized protein yields the protein MGPDAFLQLYEKLRITRQVRDTKHVTVEEQVARFLYIIAHNVKTRTVSFFYQRYGETVSRHFHAVLRAIILLEDEFLRQPSASIIFPAILHNHRFYPYFKDCIGAIDGIHFRVKVPIADQPKFRGRKDWPTQNVLAACDFDIKFTYVLTGWEGTASDSKILKNALSRDDNLKLP